DNA from Ignavibacteriales bacterium:
GAAATATAAATGAACCGATTGGACGATTTGCATCCTGTAATCCCGAACGTGAACGGCGAATAGCATTTGCTACTGCCGAAACAGCTTCATCCTGTCCTATCACTCGCTTATGTAATTCATCTTCCAGCTTTAAAAGTTTGCTGCGTTCGCTTTCGAGCATTCTGCTAACAGGAATTCCGGTCCACTTTGCAACTACTTCTGCAATATCCTCTGCATCAACTTCTTCCTTTAACATTTTTTTGTCTTGTTGAGCTTCGGCAAGTTTCTTTGTTTCTTCTTTTAATTGCTTTTCAAGATTTACAATTCTGCCGTAACGTATTTCTGCAACTTTTCCAAGATCACCCTCACGTTCATACTTTTCTGCTTCAAGCTTAAGATTTTCAATTTCGCTTTTCATTGTGCGAATTTTTTGAATCTTCTCTTTTTCAATATCCCAATGTGTGCGAAGTATTGAACGCTCTGCATTTAGTTGGCTCAGTTCCTCTTGCAATTCTTCAAGTCGTTTTGCGGAAGCATCATCTTTTTCTCGCTTTAACGCTTCACGTTCTATTTCAAGTTGTTTTACTTTGCGTTCAAGTACATCAAGTTCTTCAGGCATAGAATTTATTTCAATTCTAAGTTTACTTGCAGCTTCGTCAATCAAATCAATTGCTTTATCAGGAAGAAATCTATCTGTTATATATCTTTCAGAAAGTTGCGTGGCAGCTACAATTGCACCATCGGTTATTCTAACGCCGTGATGTACTTCGTATCGCTCCTTAAGTCCGCGCAAAATAGAAATTGTATCTTCTTCAGATGGTTCACTAACAAGTACCGGTTGAAAACGTCTTTCGAGTGCCGCATCTTTTTCAATATATTTTTTATATTCATCAAGTGTCGTAGCGCCGATTGCATGCAACTCACCACGGGCTAAGGCAGGTTTCAAAATATTTGCGGCATCCATTGCGCCTTGTGTTGCACCTGCGCCAACAAGTGTATGAAGTTCATCTATAAAAAGAATAATTTCTCCATTAGATTGCTGCACTTCTTTAATCACAGCTTTCAATCTTTCTTCAAATTGTCCACGAAATTGTGTTCCAGCCACAAGAGCGCCCATATCAAGCGCAACGATTCTTTTTGTTTTTAGATTTTCCGGAACGTCGCCAGAAATAATTCGATGGGCTATACCTTCTGCAATTGCAGTTTTACCAACACCAGGTTCACCAATTAAAACAGGGTTATTTTTTGTTCTACGTGATAAAACCTGAAGCACTCGTCTTATCTCTTCATCTCTACCAATTACTGGATCAAGTTTGCCCTGCTTGGCAAGCTCGTTTAAATCTCTTCCGTACTTTTCTAAAGATTGATATGTATCTTCAGGATTTTGAGAAGTAACACGTTGTGCTCCGCGAATTTCTTTTAGTGCAGTAAGAATATCTTTATAATTAATACCATTGTCACGTAAAAGTTGTCCCGCTTTTCCTTTTTCGTTAGATAGTGCGAGCAAGATATGTTCAGTTGAAACATAATCATCTTTTAAGTTGCGGGCTTCTTCAGCAGCAACATCAAATACCTTTCCAAGCGATTGAGACATTTGCTGATTTCCTAAACCTGTACCGCTTACTTTTGGAAGTGTTTCCAGCAATTGCACAACTTTTAACTTAACTGCATTAAAGTTGCCGCCCGTTTTCTTTATGACATTCTCAGCAACATTTCCACTTTCCTGTACAATTGCGGCCAGAACATGTTCTGCTTCAACAATTTGATTGTTATAATTTTGTGCAATCTCAATTGCGCTTTGAACAACTTCCTGTGCTTTTATAGTTAGTCTATTTAAGTTAAACGACATAATATTTTCTTTTCCTTTCTTTCCTTGTCACTCTTCGTTTTTGCTCAGGGTGACAATTTCATCATCGATCACAATCTCTAATCATTTTTTTCTTTTTACTATAAGATTCCCGATCAAGTCAGGAATGACACAAACAAATTGTCATTCCCACAAAAGTGGGCAGTTATTATTCTTTACTCTTACTATACAACTCACTCGCATCTGTCAACATCTTATTCAGTCTGTTTACAAGCTTATACGGATCTTCAAGATTTCCTTCAAGCAGCAGTGCTGATTCATAAAGCTGTTCGGTTGTATCTGCAATAAATTGATCACTTTCATTTTTCTTAAACACATTCATCAGGTTTTTTATAAGCTTATGATCCTTATTTATTTCCATCAATCTTTTCTGTGGCGGCATAGCCATTCCCTGATTGGACATTTTTAAAATTTTCTGCATCGTTGATGACATCGTATCATCGGGATTAATTAAGCAAGATGGACTACCTTTTAATCGTTTTGATTCATGAACTTCTGTTACTCTATCACCAAGAATTTCTTTCATCTTTAACATTAACTTTCCAAAAGCCTTGTCATCCTCCTTGCTGAATTTTTCTTTTGGCTCTTCGTTCTTTTCAACATCTTCAAGCTTGTCAAGTTCTTTCAAATCAACACCATCAACAGATTTGAAATCGAAATCTTTATGCTTGCGAATTGATGTAACCACAAACTCATCAACCGGATCGTAGAGATATAAAACTTCCAATCCTTTTGATTTAAAGATTTCAAGATGTGGATTTAAATCAATTGCTTCCTTACTTGTTCCAAGCGAGTAATAAATTTCTTTCTGATCTTTCTTCATTCTGCCAACATAATCTTCCAAGGAAACAAGTTCCTTCTCATCTTTGCTTACAGAAGAATTAAATCTTAAAAGCTGTTGATACTTTTCCACATTTGCATAATCCATATAGCCAAGTTTGAAAATTCTTCCGTGCTCTTTCCAGAAATCGGCATAACGTTCGGGAGAATCTTTTGCGACTTTAATTAAGTCCGAAAGAATATTATTTGCAACACTCTGTGCAATTTTTGTAAAGATAATATTTTCCTGCAGTGTTTCGCGAGAAATGTTTAGCGGTAAATCTTCTGAATCAACAACACCTTTTACAAAACTTAAATATTCAGGTAATAATTCTTTGTTTTGATGTTGAATAAGAACACGGCGAACGTATAAATCTAAACCATAATCATCTCGATTAAATCTCCAATACTCATAGCTCTTTTTAGGTATGAACAGCAACGAGTTAAACTGAATCGGGGCATCAACTGAAGTGTGAATAGTTTCAAACGGTTCTTCGTTATCGTAGGTTAAAAATTTATAAAACTCATCGTATTGTTCTTTTTTTAAATTGGATTTTGGTTCGCGCCAAATTGCTGCAATGGTGTTAATCTTTTCATTCTCTAAAAAGATCGGGAAAGATATAAAGTTGGAATGCTTTTTAATAATAGATTCCAAACGATACTTTTCTGAAAACTCTTTTGTTTCTTCTTTTAGAAAAATCTCGATCGTTGTTCCGCGTTTAACTTCTTCCGTAAGATCAGCAATTTCATATTCGCCAAGACCATCAGATTTCCATTCAACTGCAGCTTCATCTTTTTTGTAGGATCTAGTTTTAATCACAACTTCTTTTGCAACCATAAAAACAGAATAGAACCCTATCCCGAATCTTCCAATAATATTGTTTACCGCTTCCTTGCTTTCAGAAAGTTGTTTTAAAAACTCTTCTGAACCAGACTTTGCAATTGTCCCAATATTTGCAATTAATTCATCGCGCGTCATTCCAATACCAGTGTCAGTAATTGTAATGGTATTTTTCTTATCATCAAATCCGATTTTAATTTCTAATGGCAAATCCTTATCAACAATATCTGTTCCTTTGTTGGATTCAAATCGAAGTTTATCCAAGGCATCTGATGAATTTGAAATTAATTCACGTAGAAAAATATCTTTGCTTGTGTAAAGCGAGTGAACTAAAATATCAAGAAGCTTTTTTGTTTCAGCTTTAAATTCAATTTTTTGTTTATGAGTCTCGGTCATTGTTTCTCCAAATTTATTATTTAGTCCTCCCGAACTTGGTTCGGGGTCTTTTGATTTTTAACTAGATGCTGAAACAAGTTCAGCATGACTTTACCATTCTGGTCTTATTGATTTTAATTTGTTAAATAATTCTCTTTCTTCTTTGCTAAGGTTTTTGGGAATTGTAACAAGTATCCTTACAAATAAATCCCCACGAAAATTATTATTATTCATTCCAAGATTTTTTAGTCTTAAAGTTTTTCCGGATTCAGTTCCTTCCGGAATTGAAATACTAATGGTTTTTCCATCTAAAGTTTGAATGTTTTCTTTTCCACCAAGTACCGCGGTGTATAAATCAACATCAAGATTGTAGTATAAATCATTTTCTTTTATTTCATAAAATGGATGTTGGAGTATATGAAGATTTAAATATAAATCACCTTTTTCGCCGCTCGCAGTTTTAGAACGCCCCATACCTTTTAATCTAAGCTTCTGTCCATCTTTAGTTCCGGGATTTATTTTTATCTTTAACTTTTTTCCCTCAACTGAAATTTGTTTCTCACTTCCGTTAAAAACATCTTCAAGAGTAATGTTCATATTTGCTTCAACATCAATGGCAGTTTTTTGCTGCTGAGTTCTTCCGCCAGATCCTCTTCCACCGCCGCCGAAAAATGATTCAAAAAAATCAGAAAATCCACTGCCGCCCATTCCACCAAAAATATCATTTATATCGCCTGAGAATTCGTAATTTGAACCAGATTGTCTTTTCCCGCCGCCATAGTTAGTATAGAAATCACCAAAGCCCTGTCCGCCAGTGTTCTGATATTGATTCCAGTTTGAACCAAGCGCATCGTACTTTTTTCGTTTCTCTGGATCGCTTAAAACCTCGTTGGCTTCTGTAATTTCTTTAAACTTTTCTTCAGAAGATTTATTTCCAGCATTACGGTCGGGATGATGCTTCATTGCAAGTTTGCGGTAAGCTTTTTTAATTTCATCCTGAGTTGCGGATTTCTCAACACCAAGTATTTTATAATAATCTTTATATTCCATTTTTATCCTGAATAAGAAAAAATCTTATTCTAAATTTAGATAAAAGAAAAGGGTAACCAAATAGTTACCCTTTATCCTCTATCACTTAAACATCCACACTTAGCTTACTTCACTTTTATTTCAATTTCTTTTGGCTTTGCTTCTTCTGCTTTCGGGATAGTTATTGTTAACTGTCCATCAGCAAACTCTGCGTTTATTTTTTCAGCCTGAATTAATTCCGGTAAAGTGAAAGACCTAAAATATTTGCCATACGCCTTTTCAATTCGATGACATTTTTCATCTTTATTTTCAGCTTGCTGAACACGTTCACCACTAATGTTTAACTTTCCATTTGTAAAAGCAATTTTAACATCTTCTTTTTTTATTCCCGGTAAATCAACTTTCAATGTAAAATTGTCATTATTCTCATAGATGTCTGTTAGTGGTGTCCACACAGCATTTTCATATTCCTCATCAACATCTTTGCTTTTAGAAATACCAAATCTGTTTTCAAGCGAGTTAAACATTTTGTTAAACTCTCTTTCGAAATCGATTAGATCTCTAACCGGGTTGAATTTTATGAGTGTCATTGTACTATCTCCTTAATTTAGTTGTTTATTATATTTTGTTTTTTTTAATTTCACAGGCAACCGAACAACCTGCGTGCCGAAGTGGTTTCTATCCATAACCAATTATAATATAACGAGTTACGGTAATTATTCTCAATTTGTGTAAGTCGCCATAATGGCGGATATTTTGACAAATAAATTGAATGTGGCGCATAATCGTCACAAATATCTGTCATAATAACAATTCAATAAATATTGCTTTTCACTAACTCCAAATTGGTAAACCCTTTATTATTGATTATTTTTGCAATCTTAAAATTTGAGCATTTTAAAAGTGAAAGAAGATACAATCGTTGCATTAGCAACTCCAGCAGGAGTTGGTGCGATTTCCGTTATTAGAATTAGCGGCATACATGCGTTTTTTGCTGTGGATAAAATTTTTAATGGAAAAATAAAAATTAAAAATGCAGCAACGCACACTTTGCATTACGGCGATATAGTTAACAGCGAAATTGAACATGTCGATGACGTTTTAGTATCTGTTTTTAGGGCTCCAAATTCATATTCAGGCGAAGATAGTGTAGAGATTAGCACACACGGAAATCCGTTAATTACACAAAAAGTTATTGAGCTTTTAATTGCTGATCCGGATGTAAGATTAGCTGAGCCTGGCGAATTTACAAAACGAGCATTTCTAAATAACAAATTAGATTTAACAAAAGCAGAAGCGGTTGCGGATATAATTAGTTCAAGAACAGAGGCATCATTTCGTGGTGCAAGAAATCAGCTTGATGGGTTATTATCTAAAAAAGTTAATGATTTGAGATCACAATTGCTAAATTCTTCATCTTTTGTTGAGCTTGAATTAGATTTTGCTGAAGAAGATATTGAGTTTGTAAATCAGGATGAGCTACTTAAAAGAATTGATTCGATAATTATAGAAATAGACACTTTGTTAGAAAGCTATGAGTTTGGGAGAGTTATTCGTGATGGTGTAAACGTTGCTATAGTTGGCAAGCCAAACGTTGGCAAATCTTCACTTTTAAACTATATTTTGAAGGAATCACGAGCAATTGTAAGTGAGATTCCTGGAACAACTCGAGATGTAATACGTGAAGAGGTTTCAATTGAGGGAATTCTTTTTAGGTTATTTGATACTGCTGGCATTCGGGTTTCAGACGATTCAATCGAAAAAGAGGGGATTTTAAGAAGCCAGGAAACTGTTAGAAATGCAGATGTAATTATTTTTTTAGAAGATGTTCAGCAAGGAGAATCAAAAGATCTTTTTGTGGAATTGTTAAAACTTACAAGCTCAGATAAGATTATCAAGGTTCTTAATAAAGTTGATTTAGATGGAAATTCCGAAATAAGTTCTGATGTTAAAATATCCGCCAAAACTGGAGAGGGAATTGAGTCACTTTTCAAATCCTTAAAAGAAAAAACCATTGGAAATGAAAATTATACAGAGAAAACAGCAATTGTAACAAATCTAAGACATCATAATTGTTTGAAGAAATCAAGAGAGAATTTAATAAATTCTAGGGAATCAATCCTTAAAAAAATGAGCGGAGAGTTTATATCTGTGGATTTGAGAAACGCTGAGCTGAATCTTGCTGAGATAATTGGTGAAGTCACCTCTGACGATATTCTTAATAACATATTTATGAGATTTTGTATTGGAAAATAGAGATTAAGTTTCACGTGAAACGACAAAGCTTAACATTTGGCAAATAATTTTGTTTCACGTGAAAACATAAAAAAGATTGGTATATGAAGAAATTTGACATAGTTGTGGTAGGCGGTGGACATGCTGGTATAGAAGCTGCTTCGGCTGGAGCTAGAATGGGCTGCTCTGTTGGATTAGTTACAATGGATAGATTTGCCCTTGGTAGAATGTCTTGTAATCCTGCAATAGGTGGAACCGCAAAAGGGCATTTGGTTCGTGAGATTGATGCTCTTGGCGGAATAATGGGACAAATTGCCGATAACACTGGAATCCAATTCCGAATGTTAAATCGATCTAAAGGCCCAGCGGTTTGGTCGCCACGCTGTCAATCAGATCGGGTTCTTTATTCGGAAGAAGCTAATCGTATTATATCTAAAATCGAAAGTCTAGAAATTGTTGAAGGCTCGGCTATTGAGGTTTTAACTGAAGATGGAAAAGTAGTTGGTGTTAAAAATTCAGATGGGGAGGTGGTGTATTGCAAAGCTTTGGTTCTTTCATCTGGTACTTTTTTAAATGCCCTGATGCATACTGGTTTGAATAAAACCACAGGCGGAAGATTTGGTGAACAACCCGCGATTGGAATTACAGAATCATTGGCGGATTTAGGATTTGAGTATGGTAGATTAAAAACCGGAACTCCTCCGCGATTAAAAAAAGATTCAATAAATTGGAGCATTTTAGAAGAGCAGCCCGGTGATGAAAACCCGCAACCATTCTCTCATCAAACTGATTTTTCTAAATTTCCTTTTCTTCCTCAAGTAAGCTGTCATATTACTTATACTGATCCTACTGTCCATAAAATTCTTGAAAAAGGATTTGCTGCATCTCCTTTATTTACTGGTTTGATAAAAGGAGTTGGTCCAAGATATTGTCCTTCAATAGAAGATAAAATTGTTAGATTTTCTGACAAAGAAAGACACCAACTTTTCTTAGAGCCGGAAGGTTTAGATTCTAATTTAATTTATTTAAATGGGTTTTCGTCTTCTCTTGATGCGGATATTCAGTACGAAGCTTTGCATAAAATTCCCGGGTTAGAAAATGTTGAAATGGTTCGTCCTGGTTATGCTGTTGAGTATGATTTCTTTCCACCTCAGCAAGTTGATTTAACTTTAGAAACAAAATTGATTGAGGGATTATATTTTGCTGGGCAGATAAACGGCACATCCGGTTACGAAGAAGCAGCAGCTCAAGGTTTGATCGCAGGAATAAATGCAGCATTAAAAATTCAAGGCAAACCAGAATTTGTTTTGAAAAGAAGTGAAGCGTACATCGGGGTGTTGATTGACGATTTAGTAACAAAATCGACAGACGAACCATACAGAATGTTTACTTCTCGTGCAGAACATAGATTGCTTCTTCGGCAGGATAATGCTGATAGAAGATTGATGAAATATGGTTACGATTTTGATTTGATAGACGCTGATTTATATAAATCCGTTAAATCAAGAGAAGAGACAATTATTAATGGTATTAATTATTGCCAATCTAAAAAATATCATGCAAGAGATATAAATGAATTTTTAACCTCCATCGGCTCAAATGAAATTGATTCCACAGAAACAATATCGAAACTCTGTAAACGTCCGGAAATCAACCTAAAGCAACTTTTAAATTTTAACGGATCTGCAAATGAATTTGTAGCACTTGAATTATTAAACGATGAAAAAGCACTGGAACAAGCTGAAATTGAACTGAAATATGAAGGTTACATTATGCGACAATATGAAGCGGTTGCCAAACTAGAAAAATATGAGGAAACAAAAATTCCAATAAACTTTGATTTTACTAAAATAAAACAACTATCAACAGAAGGAAGGGAAAAGTTGAGCAAAGTAAAACCACGTTCAATCGCTCAAGCTTCAAGAATCTCGGGTGTTACGCCTTCAGATATTTCGATTTTGTTGGTATATTTGAAGAACTAATTTTAAGGTTTTTGTATGTCGCCTGCCAAACAAGAAATTTATCTTAAAGAATTACAAAATTTTTGCTGGGATAATGGTTTTAATCCGGAACCAATGCGCACAGAAAGGCTTGCTTTTTTTGCAAATCTTGTTGTTGAAAAAAACAAAAAAGTAAATTTAATTTCCAGAAAAGATGTGGATAGTATAGTTGAAAATCACATTTTCATTTCTTCATACATTACAAAATTTTTACCTGAAAAATTAATGCGATTTGTTGATATAGGAACAGGCGGAGGTTTTCCCGGAATTCCACTTGCAATTATGCGCCCCGATTTGCGTGGTGTTCTTGTTGATTCTATAGGAAAAAAAATTGATGCCGTTAACGACTTTGTTGATAAGCTGAAATTAAGTAATGCGGTTGCTGAGTGCGCACGAGTTGAGAGCCCTGAGTTTATTGCAAAGTATAAAGGATCATTTGATTTAGTTGTTAGTCGTGCAGTTAAACCGATTATAATCTTAATACGTTACGCGCTTCCTTTGGTTAAAGAGAAAGGATACATCGTTGCAATAAAAGGAGGCAATTTGGATGAAGAGTTTCAAAAGGCTGAGATGAAATACAAGTCATTTATAAAAAAATCAACTGTTTACGAGCTTGCTTACAAACCGACTAATATCAGAAATAAAAAAGGAAAAAAATTAGTTGTAATTGAGTTACAAAAATAATTTGTAACAAAAACAACTTACATTTATTAATGAAATATTTTTTTCTTTTTTTATTAGCTCCTTTTTGTTTTACATCCGCACAAGTTGATAGCATTTTTGTAAAAGATGCTAAAGATTTTCTAAATGTTAGTGCAAATTTTTATACATCACCATTTAGATTTGATTCCGAAGATTGGATTGAATTTTCTGCTATGGTTGGATTAACCGGACTTGCAACTTTGACCGATAAAGACGTAAGAAATTTTTCACAAAGAAATAAAAGCGATTTTGCTAATGATGTTTTTTCCATAGATAAATATTTTTACACGGAGTTTGTGGGTGCGAGCATAATTGGCTTATATGGCTACGGATTGATTGATAATAATAATTCAGTACGAAAACTTGCAGTTAAACTAACAGAAGCAACATTTCTTGCAACTTCGTTAACGGTAATTACTAAAACAGTTGTTGGGCGCGGCAGACCGTACAAACAAGAATGCAATTATTATACCGATCCATTTTCATTTGATAACGATTATAATTCATTTCCATCCGGACACACAACTTTGGCTTTTGCATATTCTACCGTAATGGCAAATGAAATTGATAATATCTTTTGGAAAGTTGGATGGTACGCAGCAGCAGGATTAGTTGGATATTCGCGTATATATCATAATCAGCATTGGGTTTCGGACGTACTAATGGGAGCAGCTATTGGATATTTTTCGGGAGAGTTTGTAGATAATCATGAAACAAATAAAAATGAAAAAACTAAAATAAGTTTATATCCTTTTCCTGGTGGTTTAGCCCTACAGTTAAGCTTCTGATTAACTTAAAGTAATGAGCAGCAATCCATTAAATATTTTGAATAACACATCACTTTTTGATAAAATCATTTCTCTCGTCTCAGATTCAGCAAATAAAATTAATTTTGTTAGTCCACTTTACGGTGCCGCAAAAAGTTTTGCAGTAAAAGAATTATTAAAGAAACATGAACAAATAGTTTTACTATTTACTGATAGTAAAACTGTTCACGAAACAAAAGTAGAATTAAATATTCTTGGTCTTGCTGATGATTTAATTGTTATTGATGATTTCAATCTTGAATCAATTCAAGAAAAATTAACAGCGATTTCAAAAAGCAAAAGATTTATATTAATTACTACATACGAAGTTCTAAATCTAAAACTTCCCGATAAAGAAAAGATAAATCACCTTACAACAAAAGTTTCCGTTGGTGGAGATTTGAAGTACGATGATTTAGTTGAGTATCTAAATTTACTTGTTTACACAAAAGACAAATTTGTTGAAGCACCAGGATACTACTCTCAGCGCGGAGCAATTGTAGATTTTTGGTCTTACTCAGAAAAAAGTCCTGTAAGACTAGAGTTTGATGGTGATTTCATAGAGTCTATTCGATACTTTGATGGTGAAAGCCAACGCTCCTTTGAGAAGGTTGAAGAAGTAACTTTAGCCGGTGCATTTCAAAATCAAGACGAGGACTTTACTTCTGATATTTTTGATTATTTAACAAATCCAATCTTTATAGCATCGTCTTACGATTTGGATAATATCAAATCCACAGAAAAAGAAATTTTTCCCGCAATAGAAGAGGAAGTTAAATCAAAGAAAAAAGTGAAGGCTCTTGATGAAGATGAATTTCCGGAACCGAATCATTCCGAAATTGTTCCGGAATCTGAAAGCCTGAAACAATTTCAGGCAGATATACAAGAAGAAACAACTTCGTTTGATTATAAAAGTAAAGGTGCTAGCTGGATAATTGAAGACGAGCTTTCCTCAACCAAAAGAATAGAGCTTGGGTTTTCTCCCTCTCCATCAATCAATTCAAACTATCAAATCTTATTTTCAGTTTTAAAAGATTATGCGGAAAAAAGTTTTAGCATTACCATTACATCGGAAAATGAATTACAAACAAAACGCTTAAAAGAATTACTAGCAGAAATAAATCCCGAACTTGAAGAATTAATTGACTCTGGTAAAATAAAGATTGAAACCTTTGCGATTAAAGATGGATATATAAATCGAAATGAAAAAATTCTTTTACTAACTGATTATCAAATCTTTAATAAGCCATACCGCACAAAAATTTCCTCATTAAAAAAGTTTAAAAAATCTAAAGCTAAAAGTTTTGCGTCGATAAAGCGTAACGATTATGTAGTGCACGAAGATTATGGAATTGGGCAGTACGCCGGACTTGAGACAATAAAAATTGGCGATGCAAATCAGGAATCGATGAAGATTCTTTATGCAGATGGCGGCGTTGTTTATGTTAATTTAAACTATCTCGCTTTAGTTAAAAGATATTCTTCCAAAGAAACTGCAGCAGATGGATTAAAACCAACGCTTGCAACTCTTGGCAGCGGCGAATGGCTAAACACAAAGGCCAAAGCGAAGAAAAAAATTAAAGAAGCTGCTCGTGAGCTTATTGAGCTTTATGCAAAAAGAAAATCGACCGATGGTTATAAGTTTTCTCCGGATACGGTTTGGCAACGAGAGCTTGAAGCCTCTTTCTTTTATGAAGATACCCCAGACCAGGCAAAAGCCAGCGACGATGTTAAAAATGATATGGAAGCTCAAAATCCGATGGACCGTTTGGTTTGCGGAGATGTGGGGTTTGGCAAAACAGAAGTTGCAGTACGCGCTGCATTTAAAGCCGTACAAGATGGTAAGCAAGTTGGTGTACTCGTCCCAACTACAATTTTAGCTGAACAGCATTACAATACTTTTAAAGATAGATTAACGCAATTTCCTGTTCGAGTTGCTGCACTGTC
Protein-coding regions in this window:
- the clpB gene encoding ATP-dependent chaperone ClpB, with the translated sequence MSFNLNRLTIKAQEVVQSAIEIAQNYNNQIVEAEHVLAAIVQESGNVAENVIKKTGGNFNAVKLKVVQLLETLPKVSGTGLGNQQMSQSLGKVFDVAAEEARNLKDDYVSTEHILLALSNEKGKAGQLLRDNGINYKDILTALKEIRGAQRVTSQNPEDTYQSLEKYGRDLNELAKQGKLDPVIGRDEEIRRVLQVLSRRTKNNPVLIGEPGVGKTAIAEGIAHRIISGDVPENLKTKRIVALDMGALVAGTQFRGQFEERLKAVIKEVQQSNGEIILFIDELHTLVGAGATQGAMDAANILKPALARGELHAIGATTLDEYKKYIEKDAALERRFQPVLVSEPSEEDTISILRGLKERYEVHHGVRITDGAIVAATQLSERYITDRFLPDKAIDLIDEAASKLRIEINSMPEELDVLERKVKQLEIEREALKREKDDASAKRLEELQEELSQLNAERSILRTHWDIEKEKIQKIRTMKSEIENLKLEAEKYEREGDLGKVAEIRYGRIVNLEKQLKEETKKLAEAQQDKKMLKEEVDAEDIAEVVAKWTGIPVSRMLESERSKLLKLEDELHKRVIGQDEAVSAVANAIRRSRSGLQDANRPIGSFIFLGTTGVGKTELARALAEILFDDEHAMIRIDMSEYMEKFSVSRLIGAPPGYVGYEEGGQLTESVRRRPYSVVLLDEIEKAHSDVFNVLLQVLDDGRLTDNQGRTVNFKNTIIIMTSNLGSHIIQDRLEAFNEDNVETFMGELRQQMHDLLRKTIRPEFLNRIDEIVLFKPLSRLEIRKIVNIQLERVQKMLKDKEITLAVSDEAKDWLAQLGYDVTYGARPLKRVIQKYLINPLSQELLAGNFGDGDTIKVNLSEKVGLVFLK
- the htpG gene encoding molecular chaperone HtpG: MTETHKQKIEFKAETKKLLDILVHSLYTSKDIFLRELISNSSDALDKLRFESNKGTDIVDKDLPLEIKIGFDDKKNTITITDTGIGMTRDELIANIGTIAKSGSEEFLKQLSESKEAVNNIIGRFGIGFYSVFMVAKEVVIKTRSYKKDEAAVEWKSDGLGEYEIADLTEEVKRGTTIEIFLKEETKEFSEKYRLESIIKKHSNFISFPIFLENEKINTIAAIWREPKSNLKKEQYDEFYKFLTYDNEEPFETIHTSVDAPIQFNSLLFIPKKSYEYWRFNRDDYGLDLYVRRVLIQHQNKELLPEYLSFVKGVVDSEDLPLNISRETLQENIIFTKIAQSVANNILSDLIKVAKDSPERYADFWKEHGRIFKLGYMDYANVEKYQQLLRFNSSVSKDEKELVSLEDYVGRMKKDQKEIYYSLGTSKEAIDLNPHLEIFKSKGLEVLYLYDPVDEFVVTSIRKHKDFDFKSVDGVDLKELDKLEDVEKNEEPKEKFSKEDDKAFGKLMLKMKEILGDRVTEVHESKRLKGSPSCLINPDDTMSSTMQKILKMSNQGMAMPPQKRLMEINKDHKLIKNLMNVFKKNESDQFIADTTEQLYESALLLEGNLEDPYKLVNRLNKMLTDASELYSKSKE
- a CDS encoding J domain-containing protein, whose protein sequence is MEYKDYYKILGVEKSATQDEIKKAYRKLAMKHHPDRNAGNKSSEEKFKEITEANEVLSDPEKRKKYDALGSNWNQYQNTGGQGFGDFYTNYGGGKRQSGSNYEFSGDINDIFGGMGGSGFSDFFESFFGGGGRGSGGRTQQQKTAIDVEANMNITLEDVFNGSEKQISVEGKKLKIKINPGTKDGQKLRLKGMGRSKTASGEKGDLYLNLHILQHPFYEIKENDLYYNLDVDLYTAVLGGKENIQTLDGKTISISIPEGTESGKTLRLKNLGMNNNNFRGDLFVRILVTIPKNLSKEERELFNKLKSIRPEW
- a CDS encoding Hsp20/alpha crystallin family protein, yielding MTLIKFNPVRDLIDFEREFNKMFNSLENRFGISKSKDVDEEYENAVWTPLTDIYENNDNFTLKVDLPGIKKEDVKIAFTNGKLNISGERVQQAENKDEKCHRIEKAYGKYFRSFTLPELIQAEKINAEFADGQLTITIPKAEEAKPKEIEIKVK
- the mnmE gene encoding tRNA uridine-5-carboxymethylaminomethyl(34) synthesis GTPase MnmE, whose amino-acid sequence is MKEDTIVALATPAGVGAISVIRISGIHAFFAVDKIFNGKIKIKNAATHTLHYGDIVNSEIEHVDDVLVSVFRAPNSYSGEDSVEISTHGNPLITQKVIELLIADPDVRLAEPGEFTKRAFLNNKLDLTKAEAVADIISSRTEASFRGARNQLDGLLSKKVNDLRSQLLNSSSFVELELDFAEEDIEFVNQDELLKRIDSIIIEIDTLLESYEFGRVIRDGVNVAIVGKPNVGKSSLLNYILKESRAIVSEIPGTTRDVIREEVSIEGILFRLFDTAGIRVSDDSIEKEGILRSQETVRNADVIIFLEDVQQGESKDLFVELLKLTSSDKIIKVLNKVDLDGNSEISSDVKISAKTGEGIESLFKSLKEKTIGNENYTEKTAIVTNLRHHNCLKKSRENLINSRESILKKMSGEFISVDLRNAELNLAEIIGEVTSDDILNNIFMRFCIGK
- the mnmG gene encoding tRNA uridine-5-carboxymethylaminomethyl(34) synthesis enzyme MnmG — encoded protein: MKKFDIVVVGGGHAGIEAASAGARMGCSVGLVTMDRFALGRMSCNPAIGGTAKGHLVREIDALGGIMGQIADNTGIQFRMLNRSKGPAVWSPRCQSDRVLYSEEANRIISKIESLEIVEGSAIEVLTEDGKVVGVKNSDGEVVYCKALVLSSGTFLNALMHTGLNKTTGGRFGEQPAIGITESLADLGFEYGRLKTGTPPRLKKDSINWSILEEQPGDENPQPFSHQTDFSKFPFLPQVSCHITYTDPTVHKILEKGFAASPLFTGLIKGVGPRYCPSIEDKIVRFSDKERHQLFLEPEGLDSNLIYLNGFSSSLDADIQYEALHKIPGLENVEMVRPGYAVEYDFFPPQQVDLTLETKLIEGLYFAGQINGTSGYEEAAAQGLIAGINAALKIQGKPEFVLKRSEAYIGVLIDDLVTKSTDEPYRMFTSRAEHRLLLRQDNADRRLMKYGYDFDLIDADLYKSVKSREETIINGINYCQSKKYHARDINEFLTSIGSNEIDSTETISKLCKRPEINLKQLLNFNGSANEFVALELLNDEKALEQAEIELKYEGYIMRQYEAVAKLEKYEETKIPINFDFTKIKQLSTEGREKLSKVKPRSIAQASRISGVTPSDISILLVYLKN